The stretch of DNA ttatgttagttattattatattattattgtatattattattatgttattatattatttattattattacattattatcattattatcattattattattattattattattattattattattattattattactactactactaactactactactactaccattattattattagccttattatcattattgttattatcaattatcattataattcttagaattatcagtattttatcattattattattactattattattattattattattattattattatattttataattactattatcatcatcatcatcatcatcatcattactacactactactattaataatattatgatcatcaccattattatactactactatagtattgtattttattcatatatatgtatatatatatatatatatatatatatatatatataatatatatatatatatatctatatatatatatatatatatatatatatatatattatatgtatatatattatgtatgtgtgtgtgcgtatgccggataaatagagagaatgattacctaaaaggtaaacaccggcactctccgtggaaaggaactggggaccctaccacgtactcactccaagagcatcacaacatgaaatttgggggccgcggtggccgaatggttagagcgtcgggactcaaaactgtcacgacggcaatttgattcgagggttcgagtcaccgacgccgcgttgtttccttaggcaaggaacttcacctcgattgccagcctagccactggggaccaagtcagccagtcagtgccgggtaaatagagatggtgactcgaaaaaaaaaaaaaaaaaaaacaccgggcggaaggcaatggcaaaaccaccgctctaaattgccaagaaaatcatggtagcccatgatcgtcaaggccggggtggtcgaatggttagagcgtcggactcaagactgtcacgacggcaatctgacttcgggggttcgagtcaccgaccgccgcgttgtttccctggggcaaggaatttcacctcgattgcctgcctagcaacggggtggcaaagccagctcaagtcagtgctggttccaagcccggataaaataagagagaatgttacctaaaaaggtaacaccggcactctccgtggaaaggaactggggaccctaccacgtacttactccagagcatcacaacgtgaaaactgcaattgagtatcatgctgtgaccacggcggctcagacatgaacctaccgttaaatgatgatgatgtgtgcgtatgataattgataaataaataaataataaatatatatttatatatatatatatatatatatatatatatatatgtatacatatacacatgtatatcgtacatacacacacacacacacacacacaccacacacacacacacacacacaccacacacacacacacacacaaacacacatatatatacatatatatatatatatatatatatatattatatatatatatatatatatatatatatatatatatatataattgtaaccTTAGCAGTTGAACAAACTTTGCGATAAGCTTCGAATATCTTCCGTTCACACTTTCATGTCCAGTGGCAGTGTCGTTAGTTGCTGGGAAGTGTCATTTCCCTGAATGGGTGCCAGCGATGAAGGTCAGTACCATGGTAATGTCATTACTGTGCATGGGTGTAGGTGGAAAGAATGAACAACTTGGGTTATTCTTGTTATGGAGAAACGGTTATTTGTGCGAGTGGTAGTTTGCTGCCAGAAGTGGCTGGTGATTATTTTCAACGAGTTGATAGCCACTGTTCTTCTTTCgagataaatttttacatatactgaGACATAAAcgaacatatttatatacaaatacataaaaaaaacataaccctaCATACCACCTAGGCATAAAAAAATCTCACCCAGATcctaaaaatgcacacacacacacacacacacaaacacacacatacacagggaaaacacatacacgcgcacgcaatCGGACAAACCTACACCGGAAACGCAAAAGAATTTACTAAATTTTCATACACTAAAAGCTATACTAGAAAGTGGATCCTTAAAACACTTTAAATCGCGAGGATAAAAGCGTATGGATAGAGTATAAAACAGATAACGGAATATAAAACAGAGAACGTTTTGAggcaaagagagaacgagaatatAAAAGTGAATCCGTTAATCCGCAAGCTATATCCACGAACGCAACCAGAACCGTTCGCAGGAAACGTAACTTCTTTcgagtttttattattacttttttttaaaccatcgCTCGATAAAATACGagctaaagaagaagaaataaaaacaataaaataaaaaattaaaagaaagaaaattaaaatgaaaactacaGACCGCCTCTGGTCTTATCTCTGCCCTACACGCAAGGTCCCCCCCCCATggttttccccatctccctctcctcccttcctttaccctctcactcccccccctcttctctctctctctattctctctctctctctctctctctctctcttctcacctctctctctctccctcttctctcctcccctctctctctctcctctctctctcgtcccactccccctaccctctctatttatccatctatctatctatctatctatctgtctacctatatctctcttcctctcccattctctcacctcctttcatttatttcctttctcccttaacATCCAGACCGCTATCTTGCTATCACAGCCGATGCCATTTTTGAAATGGGGTTGTCAGCGAGCAGTTTATTGGCACTACTTTCGAGACGCGgctgtggggaaggagggaaggggggagggaagggagggagggaagggagggaagggaagaagggaatagggaactgaggaaaaaagagagggaagggagggagagagaagggaagtggggaaagaagaaggagggaacggaagaaggggaaagagagggaaaaagaagaagagggaggaaggaaagtggggaaagaatgaagaaaggagaagagagggagtaggaaagaggggaaaaaagagagggaggaggaaagaggggaaaaggaggaaggggggaaggaaaaaggggaaaagaaagggaggaaaaaaatgggggagggaggggataaagaaaagagggaatttaaaagatagtgaaaaaaaaatatggaagaagaaaaaagaataaaaaaaaaaaaaaatttactgatggggggaaacaaattttttatcTAAACATAGATtctttaaacaataataacgttatgaaaaaaatgattcaATTATCTATAGATGggcaaaatgaaaaatgaatagggCAACAAGGAATtgttataaaaaactataatatataaaaacatgaacTGAAGAAACACTTAACTTTAATTGTCATTcaaaaattttctataatttatAATTCTGTAATAATCTAGCaatgattattaaattaaatcaaatgatcatttatcatcaccattgcaaTATGGAAAACACCAtattaaataacgataataatgataataacaatagtaatacaatatattaacCAGAACTATTTTAGCAGAATTGTATACCTGTGCTGGAACAAAAATTACGCTACAATCATCAAAAAACCCATCGAATCAAGAATTAAAACTGTGAACCAGATCCGCCAAAGGGCCTTTTTAAGCACACCAAAATCTCGCTTTTTATTGAGCTAACTAATTAATATCATCGGTTCTGGGAATTTCTATATGGGTTTGTGATGCATTTATTGTTAAAATGGTATGGAATAAAACTacgaaaattttttctatttgaaATGTATAGGGAATTTTTTATACTATAAAGGTGATATACAAAGGAAATTATTAAGGGATACTCACAGTATAGTAATCTAGTATTAGTatgcaaaaaagaaattttaaaaaatgtactaCTGAAAGCATATAAAGAAAATGTGTAATTGAGTTTTATGTATGgtcataataacgaaaaaaaaaaatgtaattttgtcTATCTCGTCTATCTTTTTGTCCTCTGGGATGTCTGTTTGTTATTTCCTGtcttctttttaaatctttttactaatactttcttttttttaaactaaactatttatatccacacacaaacccccacatacacataacatacaattatttatatataatatattatatattatataaaatttatatttttatattcttatataatcatatatatatattaattctattaaaaatatatatatattatttcttatataaatattatatatatatatatttatatataatatatttttataaatatatataagatatatatttttttttttttttttttttttttttttttttttttttttttttttttttttttttacatatacaatatgtgtgtatgttactcGTATAATTTCGAATTTGGGATTTTTACagatctaattatataatatatatatatattttataatacttatatattataatttatgtatgtgtgtgtgtgcgtggtgtgggggttgtgttggtggtggttgtgtgtgtgtgtgtgtgtgtgtgtgtaggtttattattatatatatatatattatttttatatatatatattttatatatatatgtgtggttaattatatttatagtaaaaaaattttatacatattattttattatatcacacacatttaattttacatatttatttattattattttatatataatatattaaatataaaaatcatggaacaaaaataaaaaataaaccgtaACGCACctcaaaatttggttttttctgttgcgtcccctttcccattcctgcatcgattttttttacaaaaagactTAACCGAACACATTATAAAgggggggaaacggagagaaGCGTCGCTTGAAAATAAAATGACCGGGCAGCAATCATCTTTGGGGAcacgaaggtggggggggggggtgcaaaagggaaaagaaaaaaaaaaaagaaggaatatgaaagggggaaaaaggaaaagggagaacaaagaaaaaaaaaaaggaaaagaggggggggaagatggtgggaaaaaagaagaaaaagaaataaaaaggaagggggggggaaaataaaaattaaaaggaaaaaaaaacccgggaaaaaaaatacattttgatttttttttttttttaaaaatttttcccccaactttATTTCTATTTGGGttgctaaaataaaaaatttgaaaaaaaaaaaaaaaaaaaaaaaaaaaaaaaaaaaaaaaaggaaatctatatcaattataaaatgtaaattacatAAATCAcctattgaaaaaaatatctttttcataGTTAGCAAGTAtgtttcgggggaaaaaatcaagATTATATACTTGCAAAATCAGGAGGAACGCaaaggtgttttttaaaaaaaagaaatcatcaaTTCTGTATACATAAGAGTAGCTCcctcctccaatctctctctctcttctctttctctctctctctctctcccctctctctctctcttctctttctctctctctctactcttctctctctctcttctcttcttctctctctctcctcctcctcttctctctctctctctctctctattatctatcactatccatcttcttttttcctctctttcttttttctctcttttttttttctccccttctctcttttctttttcatccctcatcccactcctccccccttcctatcatctatcttttatttacttatttatttatctatttttaatacttCTTCTATTCTTAtccatccattttctctctctctctctctctctctttctatctatctatctaattattattatctatttatatatttatctatctatctatccattcatccatccatctatctatctatctatccatctatctatctttttatctatttatctgtctatttatctatctgtctgtctatctatttatctatctatctatctatccatccatctctctatctatccattaaacccatccatccatccatatatctatttatctatctgcctcctTATATACAAGATCCTTGCCCtcgtatttttccctttatttttcttcctttctttctttccttttttttttcttttttttctttcatctcttattttccttgtgtattttttttcttttattttttcctaatttttttttccgtttttttttatgcgaACTCGAGAATGCGACTCAGAGAGGGTAAACTAAAAGAAATTTGCTTAATTAAATTTTCCCcgctattaaaacaaaaatttgttgACTCTAGGAGAAATGAAACCTCTGGTCGCCTTCCCTTTGGGTTAAACttcgaataagaaaaaggaaaagaaaataaagataagactGAGGTAAATAGATTAACTTTTTCTCATAGTATtgtatttttacctatttttttctgtatttcttaatctatctttttgtctCGGTATACaagttattttagtttagttttgttttatttattattctgtaATTTATGATATCAAAGTAaggattgattatgatgatgaagctaATTTTCAGATTTTTGGAAAGCTATTATGAAGTTCAGAAAATTccaagaataaaggaattttcggCTTGAAAGGgaatagtctttttcttttttttctttttttttagggggtattCTTCAGCAACAACATGGTAgattttttctcactctcactttctttctctctctctctctctttttttctctctcttattctcactctctctctcttattctgtctctcttattctctttctctctcttatcctctctctctctcatattctctctctctctctctctctctctctctctctctctctctctctctctctctctctctctctctctctctctctctctttctctctctcttctttctgtctgtctctgtctcttattctctctctccctccttccctccctccctccctctctccctctctccctccctccctccctccccctctccctctctcctctccctccctcctccctctctccctccctccctctctccctccctccctccctcttttcccttcccctctccctctcttcctccctccctctttccctgcttcctccccactcctcttctctccttcgtaaATCTTGGAATCTTTTTGGGAAGTTCAGAAATTGATCTTTAAAGCAATTAACTACGAAGCTAATTATCTGTTCCCTCAAAGTGAGATTATTTGATaaccgagaagaaaaaaaagttttccccccagatgaaaggggaaaaaaatcgaagaagaaaacgaagataaagaagaagaaggcgaaagagaaagagaagaaaaagatgatgatgatgaagaagatgaaggcgaaagagaagaagaagaagatgatgatgatgatgaagaagatgaaggcgaaagagaagaagaagaagatgatgatgatgatgaagaagatgaaggcgaaagagaagaagaagaagatgatgatgaagaagatgaaggcgaaagagaagaataagaagatgatgatgatgatgaagaagatgaagatgaagccgaaagaaaagaataatataataaataagaagaagaagaggatgcacaggaaaggaggaagggagacaaaaagcggataaaggagaaaaaaagacaaagaagaaataggagagacaagagaagaaaaaataaaggaaagaagaaggaggaggaggaggagaatagtaatgaagaagaagtaatgaaaaaaaaacaagaagagaaagaaaaagaagaagaagaagattaacaGCAaacggagagaagaagaagaagaagaagaagaagaagaagaagaagaagaaggagaagaagaagaaaaagaagaagaagaaggaaaataagaagaagcaaaagaaaagagtGCATAATAACATGAGAAACAAAATCAGcaggatggatagataaaaagggaaataagaaaaatggattaaaatgatgaaaaagccaatttacaactttttttattgcatttaaatAGTCAGTGTAGAGCCTCTTGAAAATATATGCACGCCcatcaaatatatgcatatgcaaatatatgcatatgcaaatatatgtaaatatatgcacgcCCATCAACACTACCACACTGATGATTGTGAATGTACACATAGCTACACAAActtaaatatacagacacacatacacgttatatacacacatatataaatgcattcatacattatatatattacatacatacacacagtacacatgtatacatacatgcactcaaacataatacatgcatccattcatacatacgaaatcatatacatgtatacatatatacatacatatacatacgcacgcacgcaatcacacgtgcacacacacacacacacacacacacacacacacacacacacacacacacacacacacacacacacacacaaacacacacacacacacacacacacacaaacacacaaccccacacgcaaTCGGTTTAACTTTAATTTCTTCTAAACAAACTTCGAAAAAATCGAATGGAAACAATAAactatacagtaaaaataaaatctgtTAGAGCATTTATAGGAATTTATATTAGtgaatatatgaagaaataaaaaaaagaaggaaagagagagagagagaaagagagagagagagagagaaagaagaaaagagagagaggagaagagagaaaaaggagagagaagagaagatgagagagaagaaggagaaggagagagagagagagagagagaaagagtgagagaaagggagggtgcggacgaagagaaagagataaagagacaaagagagagaagagagagagcagagagacagagacagagagagagaggagagagagaggagagagagaagagagagagaagagagagagaggggaggggagtgcggaggaagggaaagagaaagagagaggaaagaattttCTTTATTTGGGAACTCGCCGTTTCCAACAAACAGATGACTTAATATCTGGTCGGTCTCCGCAAATTGACGAGTTCCCAAGATTGTTTCAGTGAAAAATAATGCAGTCATTTCCAAGTTTTGAAAGTCGGCTGAGATagaatagcatacacacacacgccgcgcacagcacacgcacacccacatccacacaacacacacacaacatatatatacatactttacatataatatataatattattataatatatatatataataaatatattgtgtgtgtgttgttgtggtgtgtgtgttgtggtgtgtgtgtgtgtgtgtgtgtgtgtgtgtgggtgtgtgtatgtatgatgattatatatataataataaaatataatatattaatataatatatatatatacatatatatatataaatatatatatatatttatatattataggtatatatatggggtgtatattatatattatatatatatatgattatattatatatatatagtatatatataatataatatataatataatattatatatatataatatataatatttataccacacacacacacaccacacacacacacccacaaacacacacattatatatatatatatatatatatatatatgtataaaattatatatatatatatatatatataatatatatatatattatatataaatatattatacacacacacacaccacaacacacacacaccccacacacacacaccaaaacacaacacaacacaaaaacatatatatatatatatatatatatatatattatataatatattttatatatatataccacaccccacacacacacatacacacacacacacacagcacacacaccccacccaacacacaaagccacacacacacaacacaccccacacacacccacaccacacacaccacacacaacccccacacacacaccccacacacacacaacacacacacacacaaaaaacacacaacacacacaaacaccacaccacacacacacacacaacacacacatatatatatatatatataaaatatatatatatatatatattattatattatataatatatataatattatatttaatatatatgtatattatatatattttatatatatatattatatatatatacatactttaatatatatacattcatatatatatatatatatatatatatataataaaatatatatatatatatattttaataaaatatgtgtgtgttgtgtgtgtgtgtgtgtgtgtgtgtgtatgtgtgtgtgtgtgtgtgtgtgtgtgtgtggtgtgtgtgcgtgtgtgtgtgtaatatatatatatatatatataatatatatatataatatatatatatatatatatgtatgtatatacatatatatatatatatatatatatatatatatatatatatatataaaatatatatatacacacaacacacacacacacaccacacacaccacaccacacacacacacacacacacacacaaaacacacacatgaccTACATTGAGGTTAAAGGAGAAATCTGTATTACCTTGACGTCTTATACGGGTTAAGGGTAAACTCTCCACGCGGTCAGTCATGTACGAGTATTCAGTAAATGTAACTGAACATGAACCTGTCGTTAAATCGCATATGCACAAACATTTATCAGACACATTTTAATAGCAATGGTTTAgaaaataagaaagcaaaaatGAGTATCTGATGCCTCTACTCCGCCAGGTGATTGTGTACCCGCGAAAAAGTCGCTGCAGAAGGTAGGCGCGGCGGGGGCTCTGATGGGCATTGgctgctctccttcctcctggCGCTGCCCAACTTCATTGGCGAACTCTGGGAACCACTTTCGTGAACCTGCGGGGATCGAGACCGTCAGTTTTCTGCTTCGAGGACTGGCCCTCCGCCCACGGCCGCGCCTACTACAGCGTGTTCGTGATCGTGGTGCAGTACTGCTTGCCGATCCTCACGCTGAGCATCGCCCACGCCCGGATCTGCAACAAGTCAAGTACCGCATGGCCCAAAAGCTCCACCGCCCCCTCCTCGCGCTGCCGGAAGAAGGGCGGACGCATGAGGAGGACCAACACCCTCCTGGTCTCCATCGCCCTCTCTTCTGTTCTCGTGGCTGCCCCTCACCTCTTTCAACGTCGTCGCGACCTCCACAACCCCTTCGGCGACGACACGGAGTCCATGCTGATCGTGTACTCCGTCTGCCACATGGCCGGGATGTCGTCGGCCTGCTCGAACCCCTGCTCTACGGCTGGCCAACGAAACTTCCGCAAGGAGTTCCTGGAGTCTTCGCTCTGCTGTGCCCCTTCTGCCCCTCCATCGTCAACGCCTCCGCCCGCATGAACAGCTTCAAGACCAGCCGGATCGGCAAGGACGGCGGCTCCCTTTAGGTCCCTCCCGCCCTCCAGCCATCCTGTGGTGCTCTACACGAAAAGGCCCTCGAGGACAGACCTGCAACGGCAACAGCGTCGACCTGCAAAGCAAGAGGTGACATTCATCTCGCAGATCGTCACCACCACCCCGCTCTAGAACCTCCGGGCGACAGGTAAGCACCAAAGAcgtcatatatacaatatatatatataaaattatatatatatatatataatatatatatatatatatatatacacatatataatttatattatatatatatatatgtatattttatctaatctattatctattatctatctactatctatctatctctctctctctctctctctctctctcttttctctctctagctatatatatatatatatatatatatatattatatatatataatatatatatgtggtgtgtgtgtgtgtgtgtttgtgtggtgtgtgtgtgtgtgtggggtatgcattatatatagataacatttatccttttcttcgtcttcgtttcttcctcttccttttatttaatcGTCAAAATAGTAAACCTAACCACGAtacgaattataatgataataaagacaataatatcactaagaaaaataacaataacaatgaaaaataagaatgacaACAGTAAGAATTACAATACCATCATTCCCATGGAGATacacaataaaatttaatgaaaagacgataaatgacaatgatgatgaaaatcacaATAATACTACTGAAACAAAGCGCCGTAGAGAATTAAAACTAAGTTTCCGTCCTTCGAGACAGAGTTTTCCTCTCTGCCATAggtctctattttccttttctctcattagGTCAATGGCCTTAATgaggaaaacaagaagataaCGAAGAT from Penaeus monodon isolate SGIC_2016 unplaced genomic scaffold, NSTDA_Pmon_1 PmonScaffold_9008, whole genome shotgun sequence encodes:
- the LOC119571998 gene encoding neuropeptide F receptor-like; amino-acid sequence: MPLLRQVIVYPRKSRCRRPSVFCFEDWPSAHGRAYYSVFVIVVQYCLPILTLSIAHARICNKSSTAWPKSSTAPSSRCRKKGGRMRRTNTLLVSIALSSVLVAAPHLFQRRRDLHNPFGDDTESMLIVYSVCHMAGMSSACSNPCSTAGQRNFRKEFLESSLCCAPSAPPSSTPPPA